In Glycine max cultivar Williams 82 chromosome 7, Glycine_max_v4.0, whole genome shotgun sequence, a single window of DNA contains:
- the LOC106799264 gene encoding uncharacterized mitochondrial protein AtMg00810-like, which yields MSREFEMTDMGLMSYYLGREVKQMENGIFVSQESYTKEVLKKFNMLDCNPVNTPMEGGLKLSKFDEGEKVDPTVFKSLVGSLRYLTNTRPDILYAVGVVCRFMEAPTSTHLKAAKIILRYWKGTIDFGLFYFPSNNFKLVGFCDSDFAGDVDDRKSTTRFMFFMGDYVFTWSSKKQAIVKLSTCEAEYVAATSCTCHAIWLRRSLKELHLVQKESTKIYVDNRSGQELAKNPVFHERSKHIDTRYHFIRECIAKKEVELIHVKTQDQVADIFTKPLKFEDFQRLRARLGVQKNFPIKGGC from the coding sequence ATGTCTCGTGAATTTGAGATGACAGATATGGGACTCATGTCATATTACTTAGGAAGGGAAGTGAAGCAAATGGAAAATGGTATCTTTGTCTCACAAGAAAGCTACACAAAAGAAGTgttgaagaaatttaatatgCTTGATTGCAATCCCGTGAACACACCTATGGAAGGTGGCTTGAAGTTATCAAAGTTTGATGAAGGAGAGAAGGTAGACCCCACGGTCTTCAAGAGTCTTGTGGGGAGTTTGAGGTATCTAACCAATACAAGGCCCGATATTCTATATGCGGTGGGAGTTGTGTGTCGCTTTATGGAGGCTCCTACCTCTACTCATCTAAAAGCCGCAAAAATAATTCTTCGTTACTGGAAGGGtacaattgattttggattgttttattttccctccaATAACTTTAAGCTTGTGGGGTTTTGTGATAGTGATTTTGCAGGAGATGttgatgatagaaaaagtactactagatttatgttttttatgggtGATTATGTTTTTACATGGAGTTCTAAGAAGCAAGCCATTGTGAAACTTTCTACTTGTGAAGCCGAGTATGTAGCTGCAACTTCTTGCACATGTCATGCCATTTGGCTAAGAAGATCGTTGAAGGAACTTCACTTGGTGCAAAAGGAAAGCACAAAGATCTATGTTGATAATAGATCTGGACAAGAGCTTGCCAAGAATCCGGTGTTCCATGAACGAAGTAAGCATATAGATACAAGgtatcattttattagagagtGCATTGCCAAGAAAGAAGTAGAATTGATTCATGTGAAGACTCAAGATCAAGTTGCAGATATTTTCACCAAGCCTCTCAAATTTGAAGATTTTCAAAGATTGCGAGCAAGACTTGGTGTGCAGAAGAATTTTCCAATTAAGGGAGGAtgttag